A region of the Struthio camelus isolate bStrCam1 chromosome 11, bStrCam1.hap1, whole genome shotgun sequence genome:
CTCATGCTAATTGGACTGAAATCTTACATTAGTATTGTTCATTCAGAAAGGAGACGCTGAACACTGATTATTCAGCAACTCCTTCTGAAAACAGTCAGATGAGAGCTCTGATCCCGACTAACAGTGCTTTCATTGTAACCTGAGTTTAATTTCACAGCATCTGAGTTAACATTGCTCTGGAAAAGATGTAAGAACTCTAAGTACAAAGCAGACAAAATATTCAGACTGTGCCATATTAAACCTATATCACACTAAGTACTtgtcaagctgaaaatgagagtATTGCAGTAACCATCAAATTGCAAGTCTTGAAAGTTATTTGTCCCACAGTCTCATCTGTGAGATCTGTTGGCTTTTTACCCCATGTTACTCATTTTAGTTCTAAGATTTTAGAACCTGACTGAAGTGCATAAGAGTAAGAGGAAGGATTTCCACTCTCTCCAgtcattttgacttttctgtttttcatcttcatTGACTGCTTTAGTGCACCACTAGATAGCACCAATATACTGTCTTTTCCCCACCTTAAGCAATTTACCTTTTCTaggcaacagagagaaaaatcatatTGCACTTCAAACTGATAACAGGTCAGAATACTTTCAAAGAGTCTTTCTCGCTTCACTTCATTAAAAAGAACTTCTACACTTTTTACAAGAACATACATTATTAAATTAAATGGAAGAGGGGGGTTACTCTATTTCAATGCGCCATTTACCATTATGCAAAATGATAATTTCTGCTCTTTTATTAATTACTGACTTCACACCTGAGGTATTTCCTGGCAAATCGGTTGCACCAGACCCACCTGTCAGCACTGAGAACAGTCAGTGTGAACACTGATACTCCAACTGAGGTTAACTGGATAAAAGACAGCAGCTTGCACCCAATTCTTCCGAAGAGCCAGGTATCCACAACATACCGCGTTGCATCTACAGGCACACAAGTTAATAAAAGCAGTAGGTCTCCAAATGCCAGGCTGGTGATGAAGATATTTGGAACCGTCTGCATTGATTTAATCTTGAAAAAGACTTTGATGAGTATAGCATTTCCAAGGAGACCCACTGAAATGATCACAGCATATGTAACATAAATTGTGCACAGAATTTCTAATCCTGGAAAGGAGTCTTCAGTCCATTTTTCATTTGTGGTTTCATTATCAATGATTGATTTCAGTTCTGTACCATTTGTAGATGTACACGAAGTCTGATTAGATGAATGCAAGTATACTTGAGACATTTCTTTAACTGTTTCTTCTCCCCAGGCTGGACTTAAATTGATCAAAATTGGTTTAATATGTAGCTTGCAGCATATCAGCAAGGTCAATATAAAGGTACAGATTTGTGTCTGAAATTAAGATTCTTGTTGCACATTAACTACTTTCATCCCCTTCTGGTTCTCAAAACATGCTTGGGATAAATGCACATAGATCTAGTTCTGAACTGTGTGGGAGGTGGAGAATTTTTTTATTGGCTTTTCAGCtactggagaagagagggaggaggaaaaaagagaaaagggatttctttaaagatattagctgaaatgatctttttttcatAGAGCTATCTTGTGAATAAATACCATATTATAATTACTATTCTGTTAGGGTTTGCATATTACGTAGCAGATATtccttaatatttttcaaaatattctaaaaagaaatcaaatgaaaaccTGAAATAGTTTTCTCTGTAATAAAGATAAATAGAGAATCTTCTCATTTAACATAAAACTCTACAATATGCCTTAATGTTAGataaaaatatctcaaaatatAGATAGCATTTGTTGAAAAAGCCATAGAGACAGTCTGTGCTTGTCTTTGCTCTGAGTTCTATCACAGTAATGCAGGGAGCTTTCAAAAAGCAATTTAGGATGGAAATTTATGGCCAAAATCCTGCTAGCAAACACTTACCTAAAAGTTTAGGCTTGTCCCTTGAAACCATCCCGTTGACTTCAAAGCCACAACTTACGCTGAAGTTTGAACAGGTCTGTAGACAGTTGCAGTACAGAGGCCTATTATCCTGCAATAAGCCCCATATTTATTGGCTTTGAATGGTACAATTGATGAATTAAATCTTCTGAGGGAAAAATAACCTTTTGTGATGCTATCTATCTCAATCACACATTAGTGCTAGGGGTTTTCTTATCCTTAGGTTAGTCAACAGTGAA
Encoded here:
- the BRS3 gene encoding bombesin receptor subtype-3 isoform X3; this translates as MSQVYLHSSNQTSCTSTNGTELKSIIDNETTNEKWTEDSFPGLEILCTIYVTYAVIISVGLLGNAILIKVFFKIKSMQTVPNIFITSLAFGDLLLLLTCVPVDATRYVVDTWLFGRIGCKLLSFIQLTSVGVSVFTLTVLSADRYRAIVKPLELQTSDALLKTCCKAGCVWIVSMIFAVPEAVFSDLYSFTNPEKNVTFEACAPYPVSEKILQEAHSLVCFLVFYIIPLAVISAYYFLIARTLYKSTFNMPAEEHGHARKQYDESGLSVSQCKMSAN